A single region of the Gopherus evgoodei ecotype Sinaloan lineage chromosome 3, rGopEvg1_v1.p, whole genome shotgun sequence genome encodes:
- the LOC115647704 gene encoding homeobox protein Hox-B1-like, producing MNSQPELGWGGESRAGYAGTCPGQQRLQHSQQRPRNIRCAGEDRCVPGRELPIAGPHPPHTPSPPGQPRPFPAPSCYPAAGPRPLYAPSQPPGASFSPGYNSSCCSPYLRSSPDPDYPGGGLPPSSSAYPACLIGPRSGGRGVDRYHACSQDPPSCNSLVVPEDRGDLSQDVYGDTKTFEWMRVKRNLPRTVKSGDCGFAGETNAVSPRTNFSTKQLTELEKEFHFNKYLTRARRVEIACALQLNETQVKIWFQNRRMKQKKRERASFPEGSAGCNGPESSSDKSDITSPATSPSRSNEATTPPI from the exons ATGAACTCTcagccagagctgggctgggggggagagagcagggctggctatGCAGGGACCTGCCCGGGGCAGCAGAGACTCCAGCATTCGCAGCAGAGGCCGCGCAACATCCGCTGCGCTGGGGAAGATCGCTGCGTGCCGGGAAGGGAGCTCCCAATTGCAGGGCCCCACCCGCCGCATACCCCCTCCCCGCCCGGCCAGCCCCGTCCTTTCCCCGCTCCCTCTTGTTATCCCGCGGCTGGGCCCAGGCCCCTTtacgcccccagccaacctccaGGCGCCTCTTTCTCCCCAGGTTATAACTCATCCTGCTGCAGTCCCTACCTCCGCAGCTCTCCTGACCCCGACTATCCTGGGGGgggcctgcccccctcctcctccgcctACCCAGCTTGCCTTATTGGACCCCGCTCCGGGGGTCGGGGAGTGGATCGGTACCACGCCTGTAGCCAGGACCCCCCCAGCTGTAACTCTCTGGTGGTGCCAGAAGATAGAGGGGACCTCTCTCAGGATGTTTACGGTGACACGAAAACTTTTGAGTGGATGAGAGTCAAAAGGAACCTTCCCAGAACAG TGAAATCAGGAGACTGTGGCTTTGCTGGGGAGACAAACGCAGTCTCCCCCAGGACAAACTTCAGCACCAAGCAGCTGACCGAACTGGAGAAAGAATTCCACTTCAACAAGTACCTGACCCGGGCCAGGCGGGTTGAGATCGCCTGTGCCTTGCAGCTCAACGAAACCCAGGTGAAGATCTGGTTCCAGAACCGCAGGATGAAGCAGAAGAAGAGGGAGAGGGCGAGTTTCCCTGAGGGATCAGCTGGCTGCAATGGACCGGAGTCCTCCTCTGACAAATCAGACATCACCTCCCCGGCTACCTCTCCTAGCAGAAGCAACGAGGCTACCACACCTCCAATCTAA